In Puntigrus tetrazona isolate hp1 chromosome 24, ASM1883169v1, whole genome shotgun sequence, a genomic segment contains:
- the LOC122329874 gene encoding rho GTPase-activating protein 21 isoform X3: MAHLRVLDCMVSHKWSRICDLYCAFNSQAKQKDGCERSEASALSPAAEEEPFSWPGPKTLHLRRTSHGFGFTLRHFIVYPPESAVQSSLKDEDNSCRGRQRNRLEPMDTIFVKQVKEGGPAHGAGLCTGDRIVKVNGESIIGKTYSQVIALIQNSDTSLELCVMPKDEDILQLFSRDITALAYSQDAYLKGNEAYSGNAQNIPEPPPICYPRIEPNALAMAQVSEPSRSAETSCGIRQGVNRCFNPDIGCRVDIPVSPHSASLTPLIPNTQTVVRVFNENVRTMVAPPESTDRISHVAWAGPSHRKEDNQYGDSADPGFNRSSDHVTLSPTGEAQSQHKPNRTAESTGFTDTTPRTPQTCIDTKPVSSHRHNLTTTTETFPSASSPTPYTPSPPPATPSPCSPHQNIDWRNYTTYKEYIDNKRIYMYGSRTIQERLDSLRASSPSSTGEYSKQKSASTTATPSRGFSGAQLRRRSASHDRSYHVSSVLPLRSASQERLGGADRASLTGNWPRSASQDALPSVPIGIPKPRAYSCGYLSRQNENSTSTSDRQACCRTETDEWLLLHRGDEARASRQSSSLRMAPHRTQGAFNTDKRGGSYPGLPITPHFSRGTESLLTSRAESLGNTSAPSINRPSLLPAKNYVSDPSTAAASYIASALASIQGQMSGSSSTGPVKDQRTPLTANHMPHNAKQLQPRGRADSLQDPIREVARGGRSSSCSAASKPHRTKQGGSKPRFTSNGTVLQQPRYTEPQPQVNEKTVEGIEGPDATVVVVRREKAGSQPIRHPSYILAVNETERGPEQPAESNTCWLPNDTRREMHMRKLGDQCKTSFSSNLDDSLDSIPFIDEPSSSSNDHDTTHIPASAVISSTPIITTIPPSPTSPSPVIRRQLSHDQDSLRLTILESDSGAKTERSRSFDEGLDNYREERGRSIKHTHGFKGLRKAVDRCSEDSGSRRDSTSDVFTDATKEGPLHFRQLNSDKGKRVGSSMRSWKQIYAVLRGHCLYLYKDKRDGQTNANSQMEEEPLPISIKACLIDISYSDTKRKNVLRLTTSDYEYLFQAEDREEMLSWIRVIQENSNLDEENATLTSTDLINRKIKEYNTLMSPPSSKTEPSPRASRQSLSIRQTLLGSKGENKATSPHSPNKDHDRKAMHKDETSPPKDKGTWRKGIPGLMRKPFEKKSSHGITFGVRLDDCPPAQTNRFVPLIVEVCCKLVEERGLEYTGIYRVPGNNAAISIMQEELNNKGMGDIDIQDDKWKDLNVISSLLKSFFRKLPEPLFTNERYADFIDANRIEDPVERLKVLKRLLHELPDHHYETLKFLSAHLKTVAENSEKNKMEPRNLAIVFGPTLVRTSEDNMTHMVTHMPDQYKIVETLIQHYDWFFTEEGDNEPTTTVQEESAVESQPVPNIDHLLTNIGRTGTSPGEVSDSPTSDSAKSKGSWGSGKDHCSREFLQPRVSSIFAVANRKRKKHKEKLQASSSDDDLDTLFTKKENLTQKQNCQNLEELAGRSIPSVRLVGEKKNGISAESTPKNKKEYRNSFFMKDKPSSALSPSPKLSCSPGFSCRTTRSTLSDPSSQLDETTSDLGTMSSGASVPRTRPRKWGTTSPAPEQLPAPGGASLTAEVSSITSDYSTTSSTTFLTGMESITLSPEVQSVAESREGDEADDERSELISEGRPMETDSESDFPMFSPGIAVLDIPSTEDGSNSTPKLACRLLPSHKLIECDSLTRRRSLRQKTDSDSSVEAGAGVGNQGVSKNESNRLSRVLEVMKRGRSTCSLSASLRTESERVEPAWHLKITERLKSRLRASADDMFGVGTQKTRSTETRGKKKGIRRRHTMGGQRDFAELDVIHDWREQGGVDQGAELSSVERLKPNCDSQNVSIRDWIARECQRTEGSQASLELKGQDGKETEIEEAQAGSAERLTPPASSSCPQSSSEQVNGGASKGKSRNSLNSGADAHPQKLSGAQVVRSRFYQYL; this comes from the exons gatGAAGACAATAGCTGCAGAG GGAGACAACGGAACAGACTGGAGCCGATGGACACCATCTTTGTCAAGCAGGTGAAAGAGGGCGGCCCCGCGCACGGAGCTGGACTCTGCACAG GGGATCGTATAGTTAAAGTCAATGGAGAAAGCATCATTGGGAAAACGTATTCTCAAGTAATTGCCCTTATTCAGAACAG TGACACATCTCTTGAGCTCTGCGTGATGCCAAAAGATGAAGACATTTTACAGCTG TTCTCCAGGGATATCACAGCTCTG gCCTACTCTCAAGATGCATACCTCAAAGGAAACGAGGCATATAGTGGAAATGCCCAGAACATCCCTGAGCCACCACCAATATGTTACCCACGGATAGAGCCCAATGCCTTGGCAATGGCACAGGTGTCAGAGCCTTCACGCTCTGCTGAGACTTCATGTGGAATCAGACAAGGTGTAAATCGATGCTTTAATCCGGACATAGGTTGCCGCGTTGATATCCCTGTATCTCCCCATTCCGCATCCTTAACTCCGCTGATCCCCAACACCCAAACTGTTGTGCGTGTATTTAATGAGAATGTTAGGACAATGGTAGCACCACCCGAATCCACAGACAGAATTTCACATGTGGCCTGGGCTGGTCCCAGTCACAGGAAGGAGGACAACCAGTATGGGGACTCAGCAGACCCAGGCTTTAATAGGTCCAGTGACCATGTCACTTTATCTCCAACTGGGGAAGCACAATCACAACACAAACCCAACAGAACTGCAGAGTCCACTGGTTTTACTGACACTACCCCTAGAACTCCACAAACTTGCATAGACACAAAGCCTGTGTCTTCTCACAGACATAACCtaaccacaacaacagaaacctTCCCATCAGCCTCCTCTCCAACCCCTTACACACCTTCCCCTCCACCTGCCACCCCCTCCCCTTGTTCTCCCCACCAGAACATTGACTGGAGGAACTACACCACCTACAAGGAATACATTGACAACAAACGGATTTACATGTACGGCTCCCGGACTATTCAAGAGCGCCTGGACAGTTTGCGAGCCTCATCCCCATCCAGTACAGGTGAATACAGCAAGCAGAAGAGTGCATCAACAACAGCTACGCCCTCACGGGGGTTTTCTGGAGCACAGCTGAGACGAAGGAGCGCCTCACATGATCGGAGTTATCATGTATCCAGTGTGCTGCCACTGCGTAGCGCCTCTCAGGAAAGGCTTGGTGGTGCTGATCGGGCTTCTCTAACAGGGAACTGGCCTCGTAGTGCTTCCCAGGATGCCCTTCCATCAGTCCCTATAGGTATCCCAAAACCTAGAGCATATTCTTGCGGCTACCTAAGCAGACAGAATGAGAATTCAACATCCACGTCGGACAGGCAAGCATGCTGCAGAACTGAAACAGATGAATGGCTGCTCTTGCACAGAGGGGACGAGGCAAGAGCAAGCAGGCAGTCTTCTTCCTTACGCATGGCGCCTCACAGGACACAGGGTGCATTTAACACAGACAAACGAGGGGGTAGTTACCCAGGTTTGCCCATCACCCCTCACTTTAGTAGAGGTACAGAGTCTTTGCTTACTTCCAGAGCTGAAAGCCTGGGTAATACCTCGGCTCCTTCTATAAATAGACCCTCACTGTTACCTGCGAAAAATTATGTCTCAGACCCTTCCACTGCTGCTGCTTCTTACATAGCTTCTGCCCTGGCCTCAATACAAGGCCAAATGAGTGGTAGCTCCAGCACAGGCCCTGTCAAAGACCAAAGAACACCTCTCACTGCCAACCACATGCCCCACAATGCAAAGCAGTTACAGCCCAGGGGGCGGGCTGACAGCCTTCAGGATCCCATCAGAGAAGTAGCCCGTGGAGGTCGCTCTTCTTCTTGTTCTGCCGCCTCTAAACCCCATAGAACAAAGCAGGGTGGATCCAAGCCCAGATTCACCAGTAACGGAACAGTTCTTCAGCAACCTAGGTACACAGAACCACAACCCCAAGTCAATGAGAAGACAGTGGAGGGTATCGAGGGCCCAGATGCCACTGTAGTTGTGGTTCGCAGGGAGAAGGCTGGATCTCAACCTATCCGCCATCCTTCCTACATTCTGGCAGTGaacgagacagagagagggccTGAACAACCTGCAGAATCCAACACATGCTGGCTTCCCAACGATACCCGTCGAGAAATGCACATGAGAAAGCTAGGAGACCAGTGTAAAACCTCCTTCTCAAGCAACCTTGATGACTCACTGGACTCCATTCCCTTCATTG ATGAGCCGTCAAGCTCCAGTAACGACCATGACACCACACACATTCCTGCATCTGCCGTGATTTCCAGCACACCTATTATCACCACCATCCCACCCAGTCCAACTTCTCCTTCTCCTGTAATACGCCGACAGCTGTCCCATGACCAGG ATTCTTTACGACTCACGATTTTGGAATCAGATTCTGGAGCTAAAACGGAACGTTCCAGGTCCTTCGATGAGGGGTTGGATAACtacagagaagagagagg GCGGTCGATTAAACACACCCATGGATTCAAGGGACTTAGAAAG GCTGTTGACAGATGCTCTGAGGACTCTGGCTCCAGGAGAGACTCTACTTCAGATGTCTTCACTGATGCCACAAAAGAGGGTCCACTTCATTTCCGGCAGCTCAACTCAGATAAGGGAAAG CGTGTTGGAAGTAGCATGCGGTCGTGGAAGCAGATCTACGCTGTGCTCCGTGGCCACTGCCTCTATCTGTACAAGGACAAGAGGGACGGACAAACCAATGCCAACTCCCAGATGGAAGAAGAGCCTCTGCCAATCAGCATTAAAGCCTGTCTGATTGACATCTCCTACAGTGACACAAAGAGGAAGAACGTACTTCGGCTGACAACGTCAGACTATGAATACCTGTTCCAGGCGGAAGATCGTGAGGAAATGCTGTCCTGGATTCGAGTCATTCAAGAGAACAGCAACTTGGATGAAGAG AATGCAACTTTAACTAGCACAGACCTCATCAACCGGAAAATAAAGGAGTACAACACTTTAATGAG TCCACCCAGCAGTAAGACAGAACCTTCACCCAGAGCGTCCCGTCAGTCCCTGAGCATCAGGCAGACGTTACTAGGCAGTAAAGGGGAGAATAAAGCCACAAGCCCTCACTCCCCAAACAAAGACCATGACAGGAAAGCCATGCACAAAG ATGAAACCAGTCCACCAAAAGATAAGGGCACATGGAGGAAGGGCATCCCTGGACTGATGAGAAAGCCATTTGAGAAGAAATCGTCTCACGGAATCACATTTGGAGTAAGACTAGATGACTGCCCTCCAGCTCAGACCAACAGA TTTGTTCCTCTGATAGTTGAAGTGTGCTGTAAGCTGGTGGAAGAACGAGGACTGGAATACACTGGCATTTACAGAGTGCCAGGAAATAACGCCGCAATCTCCATCATGCAGGAAGAGCTCAATAACAAGGGCATGGGCGATATCGATATTCAGGATGAT AAATGGAAGGACTTGAATGTGATCAGCAGTTTACTCAAATCCTTCTTCAGAAAACTTCCTGAACCTCTCTTCACTAACG AGAGATATGCAGACTTTATCGATGCCAACAGAATAGAGGATCCTGTAGAGAGACTCAAAGTGCTCAAAAGACTG CTTCACGAGTTGCCTGATCACCATTACGAAACACTGAAGTTCCTCTCGGCACATCTCAAAACTGTGGCTGAAAACTCGGAAAAGAACAAG ATGGAGCCAAGAAATCTGGCTATTGTGTTTGGTCCAACGCTGGTGAGAACATCTGAAGACAACATGACTCACATGGTGACACACATGCCAGACCAGTACAAGATCGTAGAAACGCTCATTCAGCAT TATGACTGGTTCTTCACTGAGGAGGGCGACAATGAACCTACG ACTACAGTCCAGGAGGAGAGTGCTGTTGAGTCCCAGCCTGTGCCTAACATTGACCACCTGCTGACCAACATCGGCCGGACAGGCACCTCTCCAGGGGAAGTGTCAG ATTCACCGACCAGTGACTCTGCTAAATCTAAG GGCTCCTGGGGATCAGGGAAGGACCACTGCAGCCGCGAGTTCCTTCAGCCACGAGTCTCCTCCATTTTTGCTGTGGCCAACCGCAAACGAAAGAAGCACAAGGAGAAGCTGCAAGCCAGCAGCTCTGATGACGACCTTGATACCTTGTTCACCAAGAAAGAAAACCTAACTCAAAAGCAGAACTGCCAAAACCTGGAGGAGTTGGCAGGCAGGTCCATCCCCAGCGTAAGACTTGTTGGAGAGAAGAAGAATGGCATAAGTGCAGAGTCAACCCCGAAGAACAAAAAAGAGTATAGAAACTCTTTCTTTATGAAAGACAAACCCTCTTCGGCTCTCTCCCCCTCACCCAAGCTCTCATGTTCACCTGGTTTCAGCTGTCGCACCACCAGATCCACCCTCTCCGATCCTTCTTCGCAGTTAGATGAGACCACCTCAGACTTGGGCACCATGAGTTCTGGAGCCTCCGTACCCAGGACCAGACCTCGGAAATGGGGCACAACATCTCCAGCCCCTGAACAATTACCTGCTCCTGGGGGGGCTTCGCTAACTGCCGAGGTGAGCTCTATTACTTCAGACTACTCGACCACTTCCTCTACCACCTTTCTGACAGGAATGGAATCCATCACATTAAGTCCAGAGGTGCAGTCTGTGGCAGAAAGCCGGGAAGGAGACGAGGCAGATGACGAGCGCAGTGAGCTTATCAGTGAGGGACGGCCGATGGAAACCGACAGCGAGAGCGACTTCCCAATGTTTAGCCCCGGCATCGCTGTACTAGACATACCATCCACAGAAGATGGCAGCAACAGCACACCCAAGCTTGCTTGCCGCTTGCTGCCCTCCCATAAGCTCATAGAATGCGACTCTCTGACCAGGAGACGATCCCTTCGACAAAAGACAGACAGCGATTCATCTGTGGAGGCAGGGGCTGGTGTTGGCAATCAAGGGGTAagcaaaaatgaatcaaatagaCTGTCTCGAGTTCTGGAGGTGATGAAGAGAGGACGTTCCACCTGCAGCCTTAGTGCCTCGTTGCGTACTGAATCAGAACGTGTTGAGCCAGCATGGCATCTTAAAATCACAGAGAGACTCAAGTCCCGTCTACGTGCATCTGCCGATGACATGTTCGGTGTTGGTACGCAAAAGACCCGTTCTACAGAGACACGTGGAAAGAAAAAGGGCATCCGTCGACGGCATACTATGGGTGGTCAACGGGATTTTGCTGAACTAGATGTCATTCATGATTGGAGGGAACAGGGCGGGGTGGACCAAGGTGCCGAACTGTCTTCTGTGGAGCGCCTCAAACCTAACTGCGACTCTCAGAACGTGTCTATCCGGGACTGGATTGCTCGCGAGTGTCAACGAACTGAGGGCTCTCAGGCCAGTCTAGAGTTGAAAGGTCAAGATGGGAAAGAGACAGAAATTGAAGAGGCCCAAGCAGGCAGCGCTGAGCGACTGACTCCCCCCGCTTCTTCATCATGTCCCCAGTCCAGCTCTGAGCAAGTAAACGGAGGCGCATCAAAGGGCAAATCCAGAAACAGTTTGAATTCTGGAGCTGATGCTCATCCTCAGAAATTGTCAGGAGCCCAAGTGGTGCGCTCACGATTCTACCAATacctttaa